Proteins encoded together in one Papio anubis isolate 15944 chromosome 3, Panubis1.0, whole genome shotgun sequence window:
- the ZFP42 gene encoding zinc finger protein 42 homolog yields MNQQLKKRAKTRRQKGLGGRGPGRAKPGQGKASQDLQAEMEPVGTAWAFCGDHVCYEPGPQAVGEDDFSDCYIECIIRGEFSQPILEEDSLFESLEYLKKGSEQELSQKVLEASSLLECSLQYMKKGAKKELPQKIVGENSLEYSEYVTGKKLPPGGIPGIDLSDPKQLAEFARKKPPVSKEYDSLSAIACPQSGCSKKLRNRAALKKHLLTHGPRDHICAECGKAFVESSKLKRHFLVHTGEKPFQCTFEGCGKRFSLDFNLRTHVRIHTGEKRFVCPFEGCNRRFTQSNNLKAHILTHANTNKNEQDGEWSSNRIRRRVISDQ; encoded by the coding sequence ATGAACCAGCAACTGAAGAAACGGGCCAAGACGAGACGCCAGAAAGGCCTAGGTGGCAGAGGCCCCGGCAGGGCTAAGCCCGGGCAAGGCAAGGCAAGCCAAGACCTGCAGGCGGAAATGGAGCCTGTCGGCACTGCGTGGGCCTTCTGTGGTGACCACGTGTGCTATGAGCCTGGCCCTCAGGCTGTTGGAGAGGACGATTTCTCAGACTGTTACATAGAATGCATCATAAGGGGTGAGTTTTCTCAACCCATCCTGGAAGAGGACTCACTTTTTGAGTCCTTGGAATACCTAAAGAAAGGATCAGAACAAGAGCTTTCTCAAAAGGTTCTCGAAGCAAGCTCCCTTCTTGAATGTTCTTTGCAATATATGAAAAAAGGGGCAAAGAAGGAGCTTCCTCAAAAGATAGTTGGAGAGAATTCGCTCGAGTATTCTGAGTACGTGACAGGCAAGAAGCTTCCGCCTGGAGGAATACCTGGCATTGACCTATCAGATCCTAAACAGCTCGCAGAATTTGCTAGAAAGAAGCCCCCCGTAAGTAAAGAATATGACAGTCTGAGTGCAATCGCTTGTCCTCAGAGTGGATGCAGTAAGAAGTTGAGGAACAGAGCTGCCCTGAAAAAGCATCTCCTCACTCATGGTCCCCGAGACCACATCTGTGCAGAATGCGGGAAAGCCTTCGTCGAGAGCTCGAAACTAAAAAGACATTTCCtggttcacactggagaaaaaccgTTTCAGTGCACTTTTGAAGGGTGCGGAAAGCGCTTCTCCCTGGACTTCAATTTGCGTACGCATGTACGCATCCACACGGGGGAGAAACGGTTCGTGTGTCCCTTTGAAGGCTGTAACAGGAGGTTTACTCAGTCAAATAACCTGAAAGCCCACATCCTAACGCATGCAAATACGAACAAGAATGAACAAGACGGAGAGTGGTCCTCCAACAGGATACGCAGAAGAGTGATCAGTGATCAGTGA